A section of the Pseudomonas sp. FP453 genome encodes:
- a CDS encoding sigma-54 dependent transcriptional regulator — MPHILIVEDETIIRSALRRLLERNQYQVSEAGSVQEAQERFSIPTFDLIVSDLRLPGAPGTELIKLGQGTPVLIMTSYASLRSAVDSMKMGAVDYIAKPFDHDEMLQAVARILRDRQSASSAPAEQRPAGKAADKPGVDNSNGEIGIIGSCPPMQDLYSKIRKVAPTDSNVLIQGESGTGKELVARALHNLSKRAKAPMISVNCAAIPESLIESELFGHEKGAFTGASAGRAGLVEAADGGTLFLDEIGELPLEAQARLLRVLQEGEIRRVGSVQSQKVDVRLIAATHRDLKSLAKIGQFREDLYYRLHVIALKLPALRERGADVNEIANAFLLRQSARINRTDLKFAPDAEQAIRHYSWPGNVRELENAVERAVILSESPEISAELLGIDIELSDLDDDDFIGLAPQQGGGSNTSHEPTEDLSLEDYFQHFVLEHQDHMTETELARKLGVSRKCLWERRQRLGIPRRKTGVASES; from the coding sequence ATGCCGCACATTTTGATCGTCGAAGACGAAACCATTATCCGCTCTGCCTTGCGTCGCCTGCTTGAACGTAATCAGTACCAGGTCAGCGAAGCTGGCTCGGTGCAGGAAGCCCAGGAGCGTTTCAGCATTCCCACGTTCGACCTGATTGTCAGCGACCTGCGCCTGCCCGGTGCACCGGGTACCGAGCTGATCAAGCTTGGCCAGGGCACGCCGGTGCTGATCATGACCAGCTACGCCAGCCTGCGGTCGGCGGTGGACTCCATGAAGATGGGCGCGGTGGACTACATCGCCAAGCCGTTCGATCATGACGAAATGCTCCAGGCCGTGGCCCGCATCCTGCGTGACCGGCAGTCGGCCAGCAGTGCGCCGGCCGAGCAGCGTCCGGCTGGCAAGGCCGCCGACAAGCCGGGTGTGGATAACAGCAACGGCGAGATCGGCATCATCGGCTCCTGCCCACCGATGCAGGACCTGTACAGCAAGATCCGCAAAGTCGCGCCCACCGACTCCAATGTATTGATCCAGGGCGAGTCGGGCACCGGTAAAGAACTGGTGGCCCGCGCCCTGCACAACCTGTCCAAGCGTGCCAAGGCGCCGATGATCTCGGTGAACTGCGCGGCCATTCCTGAATCCCTGATCGAGTCCGAACTGTTCGGCCACGAGAAAGGCGCGTTTACCGGCGCCAGCGCCGGGCGGGCGGGCCTGGTGGAAGCGGCGGACGGCGGCACCTTGTTCCTCGATGAAATCGGCGAACTGCCACTGGAAGCCCAGGCGCGCTTGCTGCGGGTACTGCAAGAAGGCGAGATCCGCCGCGTGGGCTCGGTGCAATCGCAAAAGGTCGATGTGCGCCTGATCGCGGCGACTCACCGAGACCTCAAGAGCCTGGCCAAGATCGGCCAGTTCCGTGAAGACTTGTATTACCGCCTGCACGTGATTGCCCTCAAGCTGCCGGCCCTGCGCGAGCGTGGCGCCGACGTCAACGAGATCGCCAACGCGTTCCTGCTGCGCCAGAGTGCGCGTATCAACCGGACCGACCTCAAGTTTGCCCCGGACGCCGAGCAGGCGATCAGGCATTACTCGTGGCCAGGTAACGTGCGGGAACTGGAGAACGCGGTCGAGCGTGCGGTGATCCTGTCGGAGAGCCCGGAAATTTCTGCCGAGCTGCTGGGTATCGACATCGAACTCAGCGACCTGGACGACGATGATTTCATCGGCCTGGCCCCGCAACAGGGCGGTGGTAGCAATACCAGCCATGAGCCGACGGAAGATTTGTCACTGGAAGATTACTTCCAGCACTTCGTCCTTGAGCATCAGGACCACATGACCGAGACCGAACTGGCGCGCAAACTGGGCGTGAGCCGTAAATGCCTGTGGGAACGCCGCCAGCGCCTGGGCATCCCACGGCGCAAGACCGGGGTCGCCAGCGAAAGTTGA
- a CDS encoding polynucleotide adenylyltransferase PcnB, translating to MLKKLFQSFRSPLRRTQHIRSTPEVLNSNQHSLQRAQFSRYAVNIVERLQNAGYQAYLVGGCVRDMLLNITPKDFDVATSATPEQVRAEFRNARIIGRRFKLVHIHFGREIIEVATFRANHPQNDEEEDTNQSSRNESGRILRDNVYGSLEEDAQRRDFTINALYYDPVSERILDYANGVHDIRNNLIRLIGDPTQRYQEDPVRMLRAVRFAAKLNFGIEKHTAAPIRELAPMLREIPSARLFEEVLKLFLSGYAADTFEMLVDLQLFDPLFPASAEALEQNPTYTHTLISEALINTDLRIKQNKPVTPAFLFAALLWPALPKRVLRLQERGMPPIPAMQEAAHELIAEQCQRIAIPKRFTMPIREIWDMQERLPRRSGKRADLLLDNPRFRAGYDFLLLRESAGEQTDGLGEWWTDYQDANDSERRDMIRDLGSKGDGEGPKKRRRSGTKRKRSAADTSGE from the coding sequence ATGCTGAAGAAGTTGTTCCAGTCATTCCGTTCTCCCTTGCGTCGTACGCAACACATTCGCAGCACGCCTGAGGTGCTTAACAGCAACCAGCATTCGTTGCAGCGCGCCCAGTTCAGCCGTTATGCGGTGAACATCGTCGAGCGTTTGCAGAACGCCGGCTACCAGGCTTACCTGGTGGGTGGTTGCGTGCGCGACATGCTGCTCAACATCACGCCCAAGGATTTCGACGTCGCCACCAGCGCCACGCCTGAACAAGTGCGCGCCGAGTTCCGCAATGCGCGCATCATCGGTCGTCGCTTCAAGCTCGTGCATATCCACTTCGGTCGCGAGATCATCGAAGTCGCGACCTTCCGCGCCAATCACCCGCAGAACGATGAAGAGGAAGACACCAACCAGTCCTCCCGCAACGAGAGCGGGCGCATCTTGCGCGACAACGTCTACGGCAGCCTGGAAGAAGACGCGCAACGCCGCGACTTCACCATCAACGCCCTTTATTACGACCCGGTCAGCGAGCGCATCCTCGATTACGCCAACGGCGTACACGACATTCGCAACAACCTGATCCGCCTGATCGGCGACCCGACGCAGCGCTACCAGGAAGACCCGGTACGCATGCTGCGTGCGGTGCGGTTCGCCGCCAAGCTGAACTTTGGCATCGAGAAGCACACCGCTGCGCCGATCCGCGAACTGGCCCCCATGCTGCGGGAAATCCCCTCGGCGCGCCTGTTCGAAGAAGTGCTCAAGCTGTTCCTCTCGGGCTACGCCGCAGACACCTTCGAGATGCTGGTGGACCTGCAACTGTTCGACCCGTTGTTCCCGGCCAGCGCCGAAGCACTGGAACAGAACCCGACCTATACCCACACCCTGATCAGCGAAGCCCTGATCAACACCGACTTGCGCATCAAGCAGAACAAACCGGTGACCCCGGCGTTCCTGTTTGCCGCCCTGTTGTGGCCAGCCCTGCCCAAACGCGTCCTGCGCCTGCAAGAGCGCGGCATGCCGCCCATCCCGGCGATGCAGGAAGCCGCGCACGAGCTGATCGCCGAACAGTGCCAGCGCATTGCCATTCCGAAACGCTTCACCATGCCGATCCGCGAGATCTGGGACATGCAGGAGCGCCTGCCACGCCGCAGCGGCAAACGCGCCGACCTGCTGCTGGACAACCCGCGCTTCCGCGCCGGCTACGACTTCCTGCTGCTGCGCGAAAGCGCCGGCGAGCAGACCGACGGCCTCGGCGAATGGTGGACCGATTACCAGGACGCCAATGACAGCGAACGCCGCGACATGATTCGCGACCTCGGCAGCAAAGGCGACGGCGAAGGCCCGAAAAAACGCCGGCGCAGCGGCACCAAGCGTAAACGCAGCGCCGCCGACACCTCAGGCGAGTAA